A stretch of Chitinophagaceae bacterium DNA encodes these proteins:
- the nuoK gene encoding NADH-quinone oxidoreductase subunit NuoK has translation MEIKWYIGLAVALFCTGIVGVLTRRNSIIIFMCIELMLNSVNLLLVAFSKMHAATAIGQASPAVVSDAQIFVFFIMVVAAAEVSVGLAIIVMMYRNIHSVDINFLNRLKN, from the coding sequence ATGGAGATCAAATGGTATATCGGTTTGGCAGTGGCTTTGTTCTGCACAGGGATTGTGGGGGTTCTTACCCGTCGCAATTCCATCATCATTTTCATGTGCATAGAACTGATGCTTAACTCGGTGAATTTATTACTGGTGGCATTTTCAAAAATGCATGCGGCAACAGCTATCGGGCAGGCGTCCCCTGCTGTGGTAAGCGATGCCCAGATATTTGTGTTCTTCATCATGGTGGTGGCAGCAGCAGAAGTAAGTGTGGGATTGGCGATCATTGTTATGATGTACCGGAATATTCACTCGGTGGATATAAATTTTCTAAACAGGTTAAAGAATTGA
- a CDS encoding NADH-quinone oxidoreductase subunit J encodes MSIAEILFWGLSVLALAAAIMVVASKSPVHSILYLIVVFFAISGHYILLNAQFLAIVNIIVYAGAIMVLFLFVVMLMNLNAESEPKKNRYLQFAGLISGGCLFLVLISAITRSTSATNVVQMGSGNSGLIKNLGMVLFNDYVIPFEISSVLFLSAMIGAVVIGKKEK; translated from the coding sequence ATGAGCATTGCAGAAATATTATTTTGGGGTTTGTCAGTCCTGGCACTTGCTGCCGCCATCATGGTGGTTGCCAGCAAAAGCCCGGTACACAGCATTTTATATCTCATTGTTGTGTTCTTCGCCATATCCGGCCATTATATTTTGCTGAATGCACAGTTCCTGGCTATCGTGAACATCATCGTTTATGCCGGGGCCATCATGGTATTGTTCTTGTTTGTGGTGATGCTGATGAATCTGAATGCCGAATCGGAGCCGAAAAAGAACAGGTACCTGCAGTTTGCCGGGTTGATATCCGGTGGATGTTTGTTCCTGGTTTTGATATCTGCCATTACCAGGTCAACTTCGGCAACCAACGTGGTGCAGATGGGCAGTGGGAACAGCGGGCTCATTAAAAACCTGGGCATGGTATTGTTCAATGATTACGTGATCCCGTTCGAGATAAGCAGTGTATTGTTTTTGAGCGCCATGATCGGGGCAGTGGTGATCGGTAAAAAGGAGAAGTAA